One window of the Nicotiana tabacum cultivar K326 chromosome 4, ASM71507v2, whole genome shotgun sequence genome contains the following:
- the LOC142179812 gene encoding uncharacterized protein LOC142179812: MKALSKIGSALRNPVYADDCTTGSVRISYARMLIEIDITKPLPRRVKMQDPTGKTIEQEISYDWEPTYCNKCLKIGHNCNENRIQQPRKMAYQGRVNKGKQVWQRTNRDGSKDNKQEKKQTKKPGTIKPPENGPMQVAIVKKLEEARWITVSGKSSARMAKAKQVEKQTLAGSNGFQSLGSDQAINEPGTSSIGLNKAYKQKEIKEFIKENKKAVIALVEHRIKEQKASCIIKKIAPGWQWLSNYSNNNKSRIWVIWDPRIFVFEPTEIDEQIIHWQIRTHSKIHSLQQGPWLAMRDFNAVLNGQDRHHVTMIQDMETKDFREFMNDTEMNELHTVGRDYT, encoded by the exons ATGAAGGCATTAAGTAAGATAGGGAGTGCATTGAGAAATCCAGTGTATGCTGATGACTGTACAACTGGTTCAGTCAGGATTTCTTATGCGAGAATGTTAATTGAGATAGACATCACCAAACCCCTACCTAGGAGAGTGAAGATGCAGGATCCAACGGGCAAAACAATTGAACAAGAGATTAGCTATGACTGGGAACCAACTTATTGCAACAAATGTTTGAAGATAGGGCATAATTGCAATGAAAACAGAATTCAACAACCACGGAAGATGGCATACCAAGGGAGAGTAAACAAAGGCAAGCAAGTTTGGCAGAGGACTAACAGAGATGGTTCCAAGGACAATAAGCAGGAGAAGAAGCAAACAAAGAAGCCTGGAACAATAAAACCACCGGAGAATGGACCAATGCAGGTTGCAATTGTTAAGAAACTTGAAGAAGCTCGGTGGATAACAGTTAGTGGTAAATCATCAGCTAGAATGGCCAAAGCAAAGCAAGTTGAAAAACAGACTCTAGCTGGAAGTAATGGCTTTCAATCTTTAGGAAGtgatcaagcaataaatgaaccAGGAACAAGCAGTAT AGGGTTAAATAAAGCTTATAAGCAAAAGGAGATAAAGGAGTTCATAAAGGAGAATAAAAAGGCAGTGATAGCCTTAGTTGAGCACAGAATAAAGGAACAGAAAGCTAGCTGCATAATCAAGAAAATTGCTCCTGGTTGGCAGTGGTTATCAAActacagcaacaacaataagAGCAGAATTTGGGTAATATGGGATCCAAGGATTTTTGTTTTTGAGCCAACTGAGATAGATGAACAAATCATACATTGGCAGATCAGAACACATTCAAAG ATACACAGTTTGCAGCAAGGACCATGGCTAGCAATGAGAGACTTCAATGCAGTCTTAAATGGTCAAGATAGGCATCATGTAACTATGATACAGGATATGGAAACAAAGGACTTTAGAGAATTCATGAATGACACAGAAATGAATGAACTGCATACTGTGGGAAGGGACTACACATAG